In Thiothrix unzii, the sequence CTTCGACTCCGCTCAGGGAACGACGGGGCGTATTCGTTGGCTGAGCGGAGTCGAAGCCAGCCGAAGCCTGTAACGCTGCCAGCAATTGCACCCGTGTTTGGAATAGGCGCGAACCTAATGAAGCACTCGTCCCCGCTTCAATGCCTTGCGGTTTTTCGCGGAAGAAATCGAAGTTGAAACAGAAATCAAAAATGCGGAAATTCTGTTTGTCTTCACCCGGCGCGAATAGATCAGGGCATAGGCGTGTGCCGCGTCCGATCATTTGCCAGAATTTGATGCGTGAGTAAACGGGTTTGAAAAACACCAGATTCAGCACTTCAGGTACATCAATGCCGGTGTCGAGCATATCCACCGAAATGGCAATGTGCGGGGCTTTATCGGCTACCGAGAAATCATCTATCAGGCTTTGCGCGTATTTCACTTCATTGTCGATAATGCGGGCAAAATGGCCTGCATGTTCCGGGTAATGGTGATTGAAGCGTGATTCAATGAATTGCGCGTGTTTGTGGGAGCGGGCAAAAATGATGGTCTTACCGAGACGATCATTGCCTGCAACTTTATGCCCATGTTCCATCAGGTGTTTGAGTACCTTGTCGGCGGTGTCGATATTGAACAACCACTGATTGATGGCGGTGGCATTCACTTTTTTGGGCATACGCTCACTGCCATCTGCATTATCGCCCCAGTCGGTACTCTCCCATTCTTCTTTTTCTTCATCTGACAGCGAGTCGTAATCAATGCCGTCACGCGGGAAACGCAGATTCACTTGCTCCACTTTGGGGCGCACTAAAAACTCGTCCCGTATCGCCTTTTCCAGTTCATACGCATCAGTCGGCACACCCGGTTCCAACTCGAACAGCTCATAGGTGTTTTTATCCACCTGTTCACGCGGGGTGGCGGTCAAACCGACCAGCAAGCTATCGAAGTAACTGAAAATGGAACGGTATTTCTGATACACCGAGCGGTGGGCTTCGTCGATGATAATCAGGTCGAAATAGCCCACCCCGAAACGTGCCTCGCCACTCTTGCCTTGGGTTTCGTTAATCAGCCCCATCATGGTGGGGTAGGTGCAAACGTACACGCGCCCTTCGGTGTCTTTTTCTGTGACCAGATTGACCGGGCTGGAATCGGGTAAGTGCTTTTTGAAGGCATTCGCGGTTTGTTTCACCAGTGATACGCGGTCTGCCAGAAACAGCACACGTTTGATCCAGTTGGCACGTTGTAACGCGTCGACCAGCGCAATCGCGGTGCGGGTTTTGCCCGTGCCGGTTGCCATGACCAGCAAGGCTTTACGGCGCGATTGGGAAAATTGTTTGCAGATGCTGCCGATGGCGCGTTTTTGGTAATAACGCCCGGCAATTTCTGCATTAACCAGCTTGGAATCGAGTGGCTGGCGGTTGCTGCGGCGTAAGATCAGGCTGCCCAGGGCGGCTTTGTTGTAGAAACCACTGACCTGACGCGGCGGATATTGGGTGTCATCCCATAGCCATGTGTCATAACCGTTGGTGTAGTAAATGATCGGGCGTTGAGCGTGCATTTGCTCCAAACAATCGGCGTAGAGCTTGGCTTGCTGTTGCCCTTTTGCAGGGTCAACGGTGGTGCGTTTGGCTTCAATTACTGCCAAGGGTTTGCCATCGTCGCCCCACAATACATAGTCAGCGTAGCCGATGCCTTGATTATTGGGCATTCCGGTAACTTCATACTCACGGTCACGCTTTTGGTTCAATGACCAACCCGCGCGGCGAATTTCCACGTCGATCAGGTAAGCGCGGGTGTCGGCTTCGGAATAGTCGTGGGTATCGGTTTGTTGCGCGGCTTGTTGGTGCAGTTCGGCGAGTTGCTGGCGTAGGGTTTGCAACTCTTGATTGAGTGCATCGGCGGCTTGTTGTTGTTTGAGGGCTTTTTCACTTTCTGCGGCAAGCTGTTTTTCGAGTGCTTCGAGTTGCTTGCGTGGCACAACTGCATCGGGGGAAAGGGGGCGCGGGACGAGTGCATCATCCCAGTCGATGGCTGGGGGCAGGGGGCGGGTGTAGTTGCGGGTTAGCCAGTAGGCGATATGGTGCAACTCTTTGACCAGTTGCAGCGCGTCGAGTTGACGGACTGGAGCGGGGTTATGCACGGCCTGGTTGCCAATCCGCTGGATTGCTTTGGCTTTGTGGAAGAGTTGCTGCGGAATGAGGTTTTGAAAATCCGGCTCGTGTAACAGGCTATTGAGCGAGTGATCGTAGGGCATCCGCAGGGTGTTGTCGTAGCGGTAGAGCCAATGCACAGCGGCTTCGAGGGCAAAGCGCGCATGGAAACAGGCGGCGCGTGGGTCGCCGTGGATGTGGCTTTCGGCTTTTTGTGCGGCCTGTTTAAGTTCCTGAAACTGATTCGGCACAAAGGCGAAGTTGCTCATGCGATAGCCCTTACAGCAAGCAAAATGAATGATGAGCCGATAATAACACTTATTTTCTTAGATGAAAGATTGAGCTTGGCTTCGACTCCGCTCAGGTTACGGAGTTACGCCCGTTGCCTGAGCGGAGTCGAAGGCGGTAGTTACAGTTCGCCGTTGAATGCGCGTTGCTGAAGCGAGGCGAATAGCGTATCCAACTCTAATAGGTGTTTATTTAAGCGTAATTTCTGTAGTTCGATGGACTTTGAAATCATGGCGTATTGATTTTGAAGATATTGGGGCGGAACTATAAGAGATAGTTCTTGGATGTCTTTATTGCTTATATTTGCTTGACGAACTCCACGATCATTCTTGACCAACATATTTTTAACATCTTTATTTCTCAGATAATGAAAAAGAAAGTTCTTATCAATACTTTTGTTTGGTTTTATTTCGGCAACCCTTTGATTTAAAAAATATTTTTCTGACCGCCCCTTTAATAGTGTGACATTTCCATAATCATTTTTTCCAATGGTTCCAGTTAGACTCATCAATAATGCACCATCTTTTATGATAAATCGATCATATTTTTCAATAAACTCAATAGGCAAATGCATGATTTTGTCGCCATCAAAATCTTGCCTATTAACCTCTCCAATTCTTATCAAAGGAACTCCATTTTTTTCAGGTAAATAGTCATCACTTTTAAAAGCAAACCCACCTTTTACTTGTGCAGTTTCGGTTAGTTTTTTTACTTCCCACCCCTTCGGATTCTCCACCGGATCGCCAAACATTTCCAAAAACGTCGATTGCAGCAGCAAATCCAGTTCCGCAATGGACTGGCGGCGTTGAGTACGCAAAGCATCGGCAGCATCGAGAATAGCGGCGATGCGTTTTTGTTCGGGGAGAGGTGGGAGAGGGACTAACTCACCATGTACCAAGTTTCGGTTAAGTGTTGGAACACCCGCACCTTCTACAAATCGATCAAGTTTAAATGACTGTAGCATGTAATAAACCCATCTTGGGTTATTTCCGTGAAAATTAGTTACGTATAATGCTGTATTTAAAGGCCAATAATCTTCTTCTGTATAATGGACTTTTCCAATTGTTCCAGATCTGCCAGTTATAACACCAGGAGCTTTTATTTTTACATCGTCATGCGAGCCATTTTTACCATTGGCTGCATAGATCGGTACATTGCCAGAGTTTCGTTGACTGACAGGTAAATCATAACCTCTTTTCAGTGTTGAAATATCTTTGAGAGGAACTAAAGGCCATGATTTGGCATTTCCAAACCAATTCATAACAAGCCCTCTAAGGCTTTCTGACCTTTGGTAATTTCTTCTTCGAGTTTTGCCAAGCGTTCGAGTATGACTTTCGGCGCGTCATACGTGACTTTTTCGTGTTTCACTTCTTTGTAGCGGTTGATGGAGAGGTCGTAGTCATTCGCGGCGATTTCTGCCTTGGGAACGAGGAAACTTTTGTCGGTACGTTTGCGTTGGCTTTCCGTCTCCCCATCGCGTTCTTTCCACCGTTGCAAAATATCCGGCAAATCGGACTTGTCCGGTTGCGGATTGCGCTTGTCATCCAGCGAGAACCCATCCGCCTGCATATCGTAAAACCAAACCTTATCCGTGCCGCCCTTGTTGGTTTTGGTAAAGAACAGAATCGCGGTCGATACCCCCGCATACGGCTTAAAAACGCCCGAAGGCATCGACACAATCCCATCCAGCTTGTGCTTTTCCACGATCATTTCGCGCAATGCCTTATGTGCATTGCTCGAACCAAACAGCACGCCATCCGGCACAATCACCGCCGCCCGCCCGCCGGTTTGCAACAACCGTAAAAACAACGCAATAAACAGCAATTCGGTCTTTTTGGTTTTCACCATTCGCTGTAAATCTTTCGCGGTGGACTCGTAATCCAGACTGCCCGCAAACGGCGGATTCGCCAGAATCAGCGAATAGGTTTCGCTATCATCGCCTTCATTATCGCCGCGTTCCGCCAGTGAATCCTTATAACGAATATCCGGGTTATCCACCCCATGCAGCAGCATATTCATGCTCCCAATCCGCAACATGGTGTTATCAAAATCAAAGCCGAAAAAGGTTTCTTCCACATACTGCTTGCGGCTTGCCGCATCGCGGTAAATCTCAGTGCGGTGATGTGCTTGCATATATTCCGCCGCCGCCACCAGAAACCCCGCCGTCCCACACGCTGGGTCACAAATCGCATCTTGTGGCGTAGGCGCGGTCATATCCACCATCAGCTTGATGATATGGCGCGGCGTGCGGAACTGCCCGTTTTGCCCCGCACTGGCAATCTTGCCCAGCATGTATTCGTACAAATCGCCCTTGGTATCGGCATCACTCATGTCGATGCTATCCAACTGATCCACCACGTTCGACAACACACGCGGCGACGGCATGGTAAACATGGCATCCTTCATGTGCTGGCTGTAAGTGTTTTGCGTGGCTTCCGCATCCGCCGTGTTCTGCCCCAGCGTTTTGATGAACGGGAACACCTGATCACGCACGGTAGCGAACATCACATCAGGATTCATTTCCTTGAAACGTGACCAGCGCAACGCGGTTTGTTCCTCACTGAAAATCGGGTTTTCCAGCGGCTTGCGGGTACGGTTTGCCTGTTTTTCCTTGAGGGTGTGCAACTCATCCAACCGCTTAATAAACAGCAGATAGGTAAGCTGTTCAATCACCACCAGCGGGTTGGAAATACCGCCTGACCACATCGTGTCCCAGATTTTGTCGATTTTGGATTTGAGTTCGCCCGTGATCATAGGGTAAGCGTCCTTGTTGGCCTGTGCCGAAATGAAGAGAGGGACGGGATTATAGCGTTAGAGAGGGGATAAAAGGCAGGTTTCCTTGATGTTCCCTTCGACGATGCTCAGGGAACGCTAATTCTTGTTCCCCCTCTACCGCTTGGCGGGAGAGGGGGCAGGGGGTGAGGGTCTTACCCAATCACACCTTTCTCACGCAACAACGCTTCAATCTCCGGCATAATCGTCACGTCATCAATGGTGGAAGGCACCACATACGGCTGCCCATTCACCATCTGCCGCAAGCTCTTGCGCAAGGTCTTGCCCGAACGGGTTTTCGGCAAACGCTTCACGATGTGGGTTTCTTTGTAGCAAGCAATCGCACCAATGCTGCTGCGGATCATCTGCGTCAGTTCCTTCGACAAGGTTTCCTCGTCGATGTCCGCACCCGTTTTCAGTACGACCAGACCCATTGGCACTTGCCCTTTCAGGTCATCATCGCGTGCAATAACGGCACACTCGGCAACAGATGGATGCCCGCCCACGACTTCTTCCATCTCGCCAGTAGACAAACGATGCCCCGCCACATTCATTACGTCGTCCACGCGACCCATGACGAATACATAGCCGTCTTCGTCGATGTAGCCGCCGTCGCCGCTGGCATAATAACCATCAAAGGTTTGCAGATAGCTGGATTTGAACTTCTCGACATCGCCCCAAATAGTGCAAAGGCAGCTTGGTGGCAATGGCAGTTTCAGCGCAATGAAACCCTGTTCATTTCTGCCCAACACCTGCCCGTTTTCGTCCAGAATCTGCACATTGAAACCGGGGGTCGGCATGGTGGAAGAACCGAGCTTGACCGGCATTGGCTCAACACCTTGCAGGTTGGCCGTAATGCCCCAACCCGTTTCGGTTTGCCACCAATGGTCAATTACTGGCTTGCCGGTTTTTTCCATCATCCACTCTTGGGTCGGTGGGTCAAGGCGTTCGCCCGCCGAGAAGATGGTCAGCAAGCTGCTGGTATCGTATTGCTTGATCAGATCCGCATTCGGGTCATCTTTTTTGATGGCACGGAACGCGGTTGGGGCAGAGAACAAGCCTTTCACGCCGTACTCTTCGGTAATGCGCCAGAATGCACCCGCGTCAGGAGTCATGACCGGCTTGCCTTCGTACACAATCGTGGTGCAACCGCGCAGCAATGGCGCATACACGATATACGAGTGACCGACTACCCAGCCCACGTCAGACGCAGCCCAGAACACATCACCGGGGTTCATATTGTAAATCGCCTGCATACTGTAGTTCAGTGCGACGGCATGACCGCCATTCTCACGCACCACGCCCTTAGGTTTGCCGGTTGTGCCGGAGGTGTAAAGAATGTACAGCGGGTCAGTGCCTTTCACGGATACGCAATCCGCCGGAGTAGCCGTTGCCATCAACGCATCCCACTCGTAGTCACGCCCTGCAATCAGTGGGGAAGTGGCTTGCGGACGTTGGAAAATAATGCAGCTTTGCGGTTTGTGTGCAGACAAATCAATCGCTTTGTCGAGCAGTGGTTTGTACTCAATTACACGCTTGATTTCGATCCCGCAAGAGGCAGAAATCATCACTTTCGGTTGTGCATCTTCAATCCGCTGTGCTAATTCCGGCGCAGCAAACCCACCAAACACCACGGAATGGATTGCGCCCAAACGCGCAGTTGCCAACATGCTGATCACCGCTTCGGGGATCATCGGCATGTAAATGATAACGCGGTCGCCTTTTTCCACGCCCAACCCAGCCAACATACCCGCCGCTTTAGCGACTGCATCGCGCAATTCGGTATAGGTGTAGGTTTTCTTGGTGTCAGTAACCGGCGAGTCGTAAATGATCGCTACTTGATCGCCACGCCCGTTTTCAACGTGATAATCCAGCGCCATGTACGCAGTGTTCATTTCACCATCGGCAAACCAATGGAAAATGCCGTGTTCGTCTTGCGACAGGATTTTCTCAGGGGCTTTGAACCACTTCAGGGCTTCAGACTTTTCTTTCCAGAAACCTTCTGGATCGTTCATCGAGCGGTCGTATTCTGCTTGGTAACTCATTGTAATCTCCTCCTCCTAACTATTAAAAACTGTCGCCCGGAATGCGTACCCAGCCTTCCATCAACACCCGCGCACTGCGGCTCATCACGACTTTTTCCACTTTCCATTCGCCGTTGGTTGCGCTAGCAGCCGCACCCACTTTCAACGTACCGGAAGGGTGTCCGAAGGTCACGACACTGCGATCACCACCGCCAGCGGCGAGGTTCACCAAGGTACCGGGAATCGCAGCGGCTGTACCAATCGCTACCGCTGCCGTACCCATCATCGCGTGGTGCAGTTTGCCCATCGACAAGGCGCGAACGTTCAAATCAATGTCGGTTGCGTTGATCTGTTTGCCACTGGATGAAACATAAGCTTCGGGCTTGCCAACAAACGCGACTTTAGGCGTGTGCTGACGACCTGCCGCTTCCGCGACATCCGTAATCAAGCCCATTTTCACTGCACCGTAAGCGCGGATGGTTTCAAACATCGCCAGCACTTTGGCATCGCCGTTGATGGCTTCCTGCAATTCGCAGCCGGTATAACCAATGTCTGCCGCGTTCAAAAATACGGTCGGGATGCCCGCATTGATCATGGTAGCCTGGAACGTGCCAACACCCGGTACTTCCAGCTCGTCCACCAGATTGCCAGTGGGGAACATCGCGTCAGTGGCATCCACCGGGCTGATGAATTCCACCTGTACTTCAGCCGCCGGGAAGGTCACGCCATCCAGCTCGAAATCGCCGGTTTCCTGCACTTCGCCATTGGTCATCGGCACGTTAGCAATAATGGTTTTCTGGATGTTTTTCTGCCAGATGCGTACCACGGCAATGCCGTTTTGCGGTAAGCGTTCGGCATCGACCAAGCCGTTATTGATGGCGAAAGAGCCAACCGCAGCAGTCAGGTTGCCGCAGTTACCACTCCAGTCCACGAACGCCTTGTCGATGGCAACCTGCCCAAACAGGTAATCCACGTCATGGTCGGGCTGCTCACTTTTCGCCAGAATCACGGTTTTGCTGGTGCTGGAAGTCGCACCACCCATGCCATCGGTTTGCTTGCCATACGGGTCGGGGCTGCCGATCACGCGCAAC encodes:
- a CDS encoding DEAD/DEAH box helicase family protein, encoding MSNFAFVPNQFQELKQAAQKAESHIHGDPRAACFHARFALEAAVHWLYRYDNTLRMPYDHSLNSLLHEPDFQNLIPQQLFHKAKAIQRIGNQAVHNPAPVRQLDALQLVKELHHIAYWLTRNYTRPLPPAIDWDDALVPRPLSPDAVVPRKQLEALEKQLAAESEKALKQQQAADALNQELQTLRQQLAELHQQAAQQTDTHDYSEADTRAYLIDVEIRRAGWSLNQKRDREYEVTGMPNNQGIGYADYVLWGDDGKPLAVIEAKRTTVDPAKGQQQAKLYADCLEQMHAQRPIIYYTNGYDTWLWDDTQYPPRQVSGFYNKAALGSLILRRSNRQPLDSKLVNAEIAGRYYQKRAIGSICKQFSQSRRKALLVMATGTGKTRTAIALVDALQRANWIKRVLFLADRVSLVKQTANAFKKHLPDSSPVNLVTEKDTEGRVYVCTYPTMMGLINETQGKSGEARFGVGYFDLIIIDEAHRSVYQKYRSIFSYFDSLLVGLTATPREQVDKNTYELFELEPGVPTDAYELEKAIRDEFLVRPKVEQVNLRFPRDGIDYDSLSDEEKEEWESTDWGDNADGSERMPKKVNATAINQWLFNIDTADKVLKHLMEHGHKVAGNDRLGKTIIFARSHKHAQFIESRFNHHYPEHAGHFARIIDNEVKYAQSLIDDFSVADKAPHIAISVDMLDTGIDVPEVLNLVFFKPVYSRIKFWQMIGRGTRLCPDLFAPGEDKQNFRIFDFCFNFDFFREKPQGIEAGTSASLGSRLFQTRVQLLAALQASAGFDSAQPTNTPRRSLSGVEGNIAEGNTSLLNTLKNGLFNAVAAMNRENFIVRQHTRAVERFQERANWDKLSEEDCQTLHQQVAQLPFQPEADDVESRMFDLNVLRMQVALLQGDARTFETHRRKVLDIATRLEEKTNIPAVKTQISYLQALQEPTFWEDINADILEDLRIRLRALVPFIDKRERKIVYTNFKDEILDIKKDAPFDMPKMTSTQYDKKVKDYLRSHLDSLVIHRLRTNKALTETDLQGLETTLIQIGEDEGNALFSDLLARHEAPSLPHFVRSMVGMDHSAAHEAFSQFLHDKSLTPAQIRFIEMIIEQLTARGIMESSALYEAPFTSLHAGGPDALFAGKDNVIDGLFDALENTSPKIQKAA
- a CDS encoding restriction endonuclease subunit S — encoded protein: MNWFGNAKSWPLVPLKDISTLKRGYDLPVSQRNSGNVPIYAANGKNGSHDDVKIKAPGVITGRSGTIGKVHYTEEDYWPLNTALYVTNFHGNNPRWVYYMLQSFKLDRFVEGAGVPTLNRNLVHGELVPLPPLPEQKRIAAILDAADALRTQRRQSIAELDLLLQSTFLEMFGDPVENPKGWEVKKLTETAQVKGGFAFKSDDYLPEKNGVPLIRIGEVNRQDFDGDKIMHLPIEFIEKYDRFIIKDGALLMSLTGTIGKNDYGNVTLLKGRSEKYFLNQRVAEIKPNKSIDKNFLFHYLRNKDVKNMLVKNDRGVRQANISNKDIQELSLIVPPQYLQNQYAMISKSIELQKLRLNKHLLELDTLFASLQQRAFNGEL
- a CDS encoding type I restriction-modification system subunit M, encoding MITGELKSKIDKIWDTMWSGGISNPLVVIEQLTYLLFIKRLDELHTLKEKQANRTRKPLENPIFSEEQTALRWSRFKEMNPDVMFATVRDQVFPFIKTLGQNTADAEATQNTYSQHMKDAMFTMPSPRVLSNVVDQLDSIDMSDADTKGDLYEYMLGKIASAGQNGQFRTPRHIIKLMVDMTAPTPQDAICDPACGTAGFLVAAAEYMQAHHRTEIYRDAASRKQYVEETFFGFDFDNTMLRIGSMNMLLHGVDNPDIRYKDSLAERGDNEGDDSETYSLILANPPFAGSLDYESTAKDLQRMVKTKKTELLFIALFLRLLQTGGRAAVIVPDGVLFGSSNAHKALREMIVEKHKLDGIVSMPSGVFKPYAGVSTAILFFTKTNKGGTDKVWFYDMQADGFSLDDKRNPQPDKSDLPDILQRWKERDGETESQRKRTDKSFLVPKAEIAANDYDLSINRYKEVKHEKVTYDAPKVILERLAKLEEEITKGQKALEGLL
- a CDS encoding propionyl-CoA synthetase gives rise to the protein MSYQAEYDRSMNDPEGFWKEKSEALKWFKAPEKILSQDEHGIFHWFADGEMNTAYMALDYHVENGRGDQVAIIYDSPVTDTKKTYTYTELRDAVAKAAGMLAGLGVEKGDRVIIYMPMIPEAVISMLATARLGAIHSVVFGGFAAPELAQRIEDAQPKVMISASCGIEIKRVIEYKPLLDKAIDLSAHKPQSCIIFQRPQATSPLIAGRDYEWDALMATATPADCVSVKGTDPLYILYTSGTTGKPKGVVRENGGHAVALNYSMQAIYNMNPGDVFWAASDVGWVVGHSYIVYAPLLRGCTTIVYEGKPVMTPDAGAFWRITEEYGVKGLFSAPTAFRAIKKDDPNADLIKQYDTSSLLTIFSAGERLDPPTQEWMMEKTGKPVIDHWWQTETGWGITANLQGVEPMPVKLGSSTMPTPGFNVQILDENGQVLGRNEQGFIALKLPLPPSCLCTIWGDVEKFKSSYLQTFDGYYASGDGGYIDEDGYVFVMGRVDDVMNVAGHRLSTGEMEEVVGGHPSVAECAVIARDDDLKGQVPMGLVVLKTGADIDEETLSKELTQMIRSSIGAIACYKETHIVKRLPKTRSGKTLRKSLRQMVNGQPYVVPSTIDDVTIMPEIEALLREKGVIG
- the prpF gene encoding 2-methylaconitate cis-trans isomerase PrpF, which translates into the protein MSHVPQIKIPATYMRGGTSKGVFFNLTDLPEAAQVPGAARDAILLRVIGSPDPYGKQTDGMGGATSSTSKTVILAKSEQPDHDVDYLFGQVAIDKAFVDWSGNCGNLTAAVGSFAINNGLVDAERLPQNGIAVVRIWQKNIQKTIIANVPMTNGEVQETGDFELDGVTFPAAEVQVEFISPVDATDAMFPTGNLVDELEVPGVGTFQATMINAGIPTVFLNAADIGYTGCELQEAINGDAKVLAMFETIRAYGAVKMGLITDVAEAAGRQHTPKVAFVGKPEAYVSSSGKQINATDIDLNVRALSMGKLHHAMMGTAAVAIGTAAAIPGTLVNLAAGGGDRSVVTFGHPSGTLKVGAAASATNGEWKVEKVVMSRSARVLMEGWVRIPGDSF